One Hydrogenophaga crassostreae genomic region harbors:
- the uvrC gene encoding excinuclease ABC subunit UvrC, with the protein MSEMHSEQLLSEVAALPGLPGVYRYFDAQGQLLYVGKARHLKKRVSSYFQKTLDGTRIGQMVSRIHRMETTVVRSEAEALLLENNLIKTLNPKFNILFRDDKSYPYLKITGTRETYRTAGPKPVPSIAFPRMAYYRGAVDRRHSYYGPYPSAWAVKESVTLLQKVFRLRTCEDTVFANRTRPCLLYQIKRCSGPCVDLIDDAAYGRDVADAEAFLRGETQAVLDALEARMMGHAEKLEFEQAAEIRNQMSALSRVLHQQAMDNVSDKDVDVLAVKVHGGRACVNLAMVRGGRHLGDRPYFPAHVDDATQIDQALSEEGADAPSPAQDPADRVPVKVLEAFIAQHYLGVPMPHTLVTSHPVAKGLLEALSEQTGAKVNAVHQPREHRRIWLEMAQKNAEIALARLLAEEGSQQARTRALADALQLPDDQLETLRIECFDISHTAGESTQASCVVFEDHKMQNSQYRRYNIDGITPGDDYAAMKQVLLRRYGKIAEAIQAEAEGALTVKAPAAAAPAPEGEESQAEVATDAASGLPKGPRMPDLVLIDGGKGQVSMAREVFQQLKLDLSLIVGVEKGEGRKVGLEELVFADGREKVYLGHDSAALMLVAQIRDEAHRFAITGMRAQRAKVRTGGSKLEDIPGVGPKKRARLLQRFGGVRGVASASVEDLCTIEGISGELADAIYRALH; encoded by the coding sequence ATGTCTGAGATGCATTCCGAACAGTTGTTGAGCGAAGTGGCCGCGTTGCCGGGCTTGCCCGGGGTGTACCGCTATTTCGACGCGCAGGGCCAGTTGCTCTACGTGGGCAAGGCGCGCCACCTCAAAAAGCGGGTCAGCAGCTATTTCCAGAAAACGCTGGATGGCACACGCATTGGTCAGATGGTCAGCCGAATCCACCGCATGGAAACCACGGTGGTGCGCTCCGAGGCGGAAGCGCTGCTCTTGGAAAACAACCTGATCAAGACGCTGAACCCCAAGTTCAACATCCTGTTTCGCGACGACAAAAGCTACCCCTACCTGAAGATAACCGGCACGCGGGAGACCTACCGCACCGCCGGGCCCAAACCGGTGCCGTCCATCGCATTTCCGCGCATGGCCTATTACCGCGGTGCGGTGGACCGGCGTCACAGCTACTACGGGCCATACCCCAGTGCCTGGGCCGTGAAGGAGTCGGTGACCCTCTTGCAAAAGGTATTTCGGCTGCGCACGTGCGAAGACACGGTGTTTGCCAACCGAACGCGGCCTTGTTTGCTCTACCAGATCAAGCGCTGCAGCGGGCCTTGTGTGGACCTGATCGATGATGCCGCTTACGGTCGCGATGTGGCCGACGCCGAGGCGTTTTTACGAGGGGAAACGCAGGCCGTGCTCGATGCGCTGGAGGCACGCATGATGGGCCACGCCGAGAAGCTGGAGTTTGAACAGGCAGCAGAGATTCGCAATCAGATGAGTGCGCTGTCTCGCGTCTTGCACCAGCAAGCCATGGACAACGTGTCGGACAAGGATGTGGACGTGCTGGCGGTGAAGGTGCATGGTGGGCGCGCTTGCGTGAACCTTGCCATGGTGCGTGGGGGACGGCATTTGGGCGATCGACCCTACTTTCCAGCCCATGTGGACGACGCGACGCAGATCGACCAGGCACTGAGCGAGGAGGGCGCCGATGCGCCTTCCCCGGCGCAGGACCCGGCGGACCGGGTGCCGGTCAAAGTGCTGGAGGCGTTCATCGCGCAACACTATCTCGGTGTACCCATGCCGCACACGCTGGTCACGAGCCACCCCGTGGCCAAGGGGCTGCTGGAAGCGCTCAGCGAGCAGACCGGCGCCAAGGTCAATGCCGTGCACCAGCCGCGCGAGCACCGCCGCATCTGGCTGGAGATGGCGCAGAAAAATGCGGAGATCGCGCTGGCTCGACTGCTGGCCGAAGAAGGCTCTCAGCAGGCGCGCACCCGCGCGCTGGCCGATGCCCTGCAACTGCCAGACGATCAACTGGAGACGTTGCGCATTGAGTGTTTCGACATTTCGCACACGGCAGGGGAATCGACCCAAGCCTCGTGCGTGGTCTTCGAAGACCACAAAATGCAAAACAGCCAGTACCGCCGCTACAACATCGATGGCATCACGCCGGGCGACGATTACGCGGCGATGAAGCAGGTGCTGCTGCGGCGCTACGGCAAGATCGCCGAGGCGATTCAAGCCGAGGCCGAAGGGGCCTTGACGGTCAAGGCGCCAGCGGCCGCGGCACCGGCGCCCGAGGGCGAAGAGTCTCAGGCGGAGGTTGCCACGGACGCCGCCAGCGGTCTGCCCAAAGGCCCGCGCATGCCCGATCTGGTTTTGATTGATGGCGGCAAAGGCCAGGTCAGCATGGCGCGCGAGGTATTTCAACAGCTCAAGCTCGATTTGTCGCTGATCGTGGGCGTGGAAAAGGGCGAGGGCCGCAAGGTCGGTTTGGAAGAACTGGTGTTCGCCGACGGCCGGGAGAAGGTGTACCTGGGTCACGATTCGGCGGCGCTGATGCTGGTTGCCCAGATTCGCGACGAGGCCCACCGTTTCGCCATCACCGGCATGCGCGCCCAGCGCGCCAAGGTGCGCACCGGCGGCAGCAAGCTGGAGGACATTCCCGGCGTGGGCCCCAAGAAACGGGCGCGGTTGCTGCAGCGATTTGGGGGCGTGCGTGGCGTGGCGAGCGCGAGCGTGGAAGACCTTTGTACGATTGAAGGCATTTCCGGCGAGTTGGCGGATGCGATTTACCGCGCGCTGCATTGA
- the earP gene encoding elongation factor P maturation arginine rhamnosyltransferase EarP gives MPARLLPTQPDPRPQWDVFCRVIDNLGDIGVCWRFCSNLAQRGQSVRLWIDAPDALSWMVPGALEGLVPDIAVWHWTDPLPPGSLQQSPPAGIWVEAFGCDPAPEWMDWLAGRIATGHPQPTWLNLEYMSAESYVERCHRLPSPIFTGPLGGLTKWFFYPGFTPATGGLLREPDLMERRHQFDATNWLHNQDLPSDAATRRIGLFCYEPPPLQQVLREVAEDPLPSTWLATHGRSAQALAHAQQGLTGTPCEVHTLAPLTQTEFDHLLWTCDLNFVRGEDSLVRALWAGQAFVWHIYPQHDNAHHAKLEAFLDWLQAPPSLRQFHRLWNGVSRPRYEVWPGWAVVDEWRTCALAARERLLLQPDLVTQVLEFIAKKR, from the coding sequence ATGCCCGCTCGCTTGCTGCCCACCCAACCCGACCCGCGCCCTCAGTGGGACGTGTTCTGCCGCGTCATCGACAACCTGGGCGATATTGGCGTGTGCTGGCGGTTTTGCAGCAATCTGGCACAACGCGGCCAATCGGTGCGACTGTGGATCGATGCCCCCGATGCCTTGAGCTGGATGGTGCCGGGCGCGCTGGAAGGCCTGGTGCCTGACATCGCGGTGTGGCACTGGACCGACCCACTGCCCCCGGGATCGCTGCAACAAAGCCCTCCAGCCGGTATCTGGGTGGAGGCCTTTGGCTGCGACCCGGCACCCGAATGGATGGACTGGTTGGCCGGGCGCATCGCTACTGGCCACCCACAGCCCACCTGGCTCAACCTCGAATACATGAGCGCGGAAAGCTATGTGGAACGTTGCCACCGCTTGCCCTCGCCGATTTTCACCGGGCCGCTGGGTGGCCTGACCAAGTGGTTTTTCTACCCCGGCTTCACGCCCGCCACCGGTGGCCTGCTGCGGGAACCCGATCTCATGGAGCGGCGACACCAATTCGACGCCACCAACTGGTTGCACAACCAAGACCTCCCCAGCGATGCCGCCACACGGCGAATCGGCCTGTTCTGTTACGAACCACCCCCCTTGCAACAAGTGCTGCGTGAAGTGGCTGAAGACCCGTTGCCCAGTACCTGGCTGGCCACCCATGGTCGCTCTGCCCAAGCCCTGGCCCACGCACAACAAGGCCTCACGGGCACCCCCTGCGAGGTGCACACCTTGGCGCCCTTGACCCAGACCGAATTCGACCACCTGCTCTGGACCTGCGATCTCAACTTCGTGCGCGGCGAGGACTCCCTGGTGCGTGCGCTCTGGGCCGGCCAGGCTTTCGTGTGGCACATCTACCCCCAACACGACAACGCCCACCACGCCAAGCTCGAAGCCTTTCTTGACTGGTTGCAGGCGCCGCCTTCACTGCGCCAGTTTCACCGGCTCTGGAACGGGGTCTCACGACCTCGTTACGAGGTGTGGCCGGGCTGGGCGGTGGTCGACGAATGGCGCACCTGCGCCTTGGCTGCGCGCGAACGCCTGCTCCTTCAACCCGACCTCGTGACCCAGGTGCTCGAATTCATAGCGAAAAAGCGATAA
- the efp gene encoding elongation factor P, whose amino-acid sequence MKIAQELRAGNVIMHGKDPMIVLKTEYARGGRGAATVRLKLKALLNNMATEVVCRADDKMEQIILDKKECTYSYFADPMYVCMDTDFNQYEVEAENMGDALNYLEDGMTVEVVFYEGKAISVELPTSVERVITWTEPAVKGDTSGKVLKPAKIATGFEVAVPLFVAQDDKIEIDTRTGEYRKRV is encoded by the coding sequence ATGAAAATCGCCCAAGAACTCCGCGCCGGCAATGTGATCATGCACGGCAAGGACCCCATGATCGTCCTGAAAACCGAGTACGCCCGTGGCGGCCGTGGCGCCGCCACCGTGCGCCTGAAACTCAAGGCCTTGTTGAACAACATGGCTACCGAAGTGGTGTGCCGGGCTGACGACAAGATGGAACAGATCATCCTGGACAAGAAAGAGTGCACATACTCTTACTTCGCGGATCCCATGTACGTGTGCATGGACACCGATTTCAACCAGTACGAAGTCGAAGCCGAAAACATGGGCGACGCGCTCAACTACCTCGAAGACGGTATGACCGTCGAGGTGGTGTTTTACGAAGGCAAGGCGATTTCGGTGGAATTGCCCACCAGCGTTGAGCGCGTGATCACCTGGACCGAGCCAGCCGTCAAAGGCGACACCTCCGGCAAAGTGCTCAAGCCAGCCAAGATCGCCACCGGCTTCGAAGTTGCAGTGCCCTTGTTTGTGGCGCAAGACGACAAGATCGAAATCGACACCCGCACAGGCGAATACCGCAAGCGCGTCTGA
- a CDS encoding AEC family transporter: MELINRIADVIIPVFFIVAIGYGYALRMRPDMASFNRIALDVLAPLLVYSALAAKDFQIADHWTLLIGGTVLILGSGLLALPLAKITGAQPRTLVPVVMFNNCGNMGLPLALLAFGSEHFGAAVALFSVSNLLHFSLGARITSHSARSRDLLMSPLMIATLLGFASAFTDVRPPEVMLSGMKLLGDALLPMMLFALGTRLTALTRSGLALGMLGALARPLVGLAIGIPLAWALGLEGAPRGQLLLFAALPPAVIQFMLAERYQQEPDKVGAMIMLGNALAVLFVPLALALGL, encoded by the coding sequence ATGGAACTGATCAACCGCATCGCTGACGTCATCATCCCGGTGTTTTTTATCGTGGCGATCGGCTACGGCTATGCGCTGCGCATGCGCCCCGACATGGCGTCATTCAACCGCATCGCGCTCGACGTGTTGGCGCCCTTGCTGGTGTATTCGGCATTGGCCGCCAAAGATTTTCAGATAGCCGACCACTGGACCCTGCTGATCGGGGGCACTGTGTTGATCCTGGGCAGCGGCTTGCTGGCACTGCCCCTGGCCAAGATCACCGGTGCCCAGCCTCGCACCCTGGTGCCCGTGGTGATGTTCAACAACTGCGGCAACATGGGCTTGCCACTGGCGCTACTGGCATTCGGCTCAGAGCATTTTGGCGCTGCCGTGGCGCTGTTTTCGGTAAGCAACCTGCTGCACTTTTCGCTCGGCGCCCGCATCACAAGCCACAGCGCCCGCTCCCGCGACCTGCTGATGAGTCCCTTGATGATCGCCACGTTGCTCGGCTTTGCCAGCGCCTTCACCGATGTGCGCCCACCCGAAGTGATGCTGTCGGGCATGAAGCTGCTGGGCGATGCGCTGCTGCCCATGATGCTGTTTGCCCTGGGCACCCGCCTGACCGCCCTCACCCGTTCCGGCCTGGCGCTGGGCATGCTCGGTGCGTTGGCCCGACCGCTCGTTGGACTGGCCATTGGCATTCCTCTGGCATGGGCGTTGGGCCTGGAAGGTGCCCCCCGCGGGCAGCTTCTCCTGTTCGCGGCACTACCGCCTGCCGTGATTCAGTTCATGCTCGCCGAGCGATACCAACAGGAACCCGACAAAGTCGGTGCGATGATCATGCTCGGCAATGCGTTGGCAGTGCTTTTTGTTCCGCTTGCGCTCGCTTTGGGCCTTTAA
- a CDS encoding LOG family protein, with protein sequence MESTEHLTQTFTERRLADAWAELQAHANNGNDLKADAYRLAFADPEFLLRRETRGIRFELEMLKPDLAQQDLGIDNTVVVFGSARVREASIAQEQLAVAEASGDAQAIARAQALLRNSAYYDKAREFARIVARYSAGCPKEDQLYVCTGGGPGIMEAANRGAHDEGALNVGLNISLPHEQSGNPYITPELCFKFHYFALRKMHFMMRAKALVALPGGFGTLDELFEVITLVQCGKAKPVPIVLFGSDYWKRLLNLDVLVEEGTISPQDLNLFTYVDDPMDAWNYILKFYALPRA encoded by the coding sequence ATGGAATCCACAGAACACTTGACACAAACCTTCACCGAACGCCGCCTCGCCGACGCCTGGGCCGAGCTGCAAGCCCATGCCAACAACGGCAACGACCTGAAGGCCGACGCCTACCGCCTGGCCTTTGCCGACCCTGAGTTTCTGTTGCGCCGTGAAACTCGCGGTATCCGGTTTGAGTTGGAAATGCTCAAGCCCGATCTGGCCCAGCAAGACCTGGGCATAGACAACACCGTGGTGGTGTTTGGCAGCGCACGCGTGCGCGAAGCCTCAATTGCCCAGGAGCAGTTGGCGGTCGCTGAGGCCAGTGGCGATGCGCAGGCCATCGCCCGCGCGCAAGCACTGCTGCGCAACTCGGCCTACTACGACAAGGCCCGGGAATTTGCGCGCATCGTGGCTCGCTACAGCGCTGGCTGCCCGAAAGAAGACCAGCTGTATGTTTGCACCGGCGGAGGCCCCGGCATCATGGAAGCGGCGAACCGCGGCGCGCACGACGAAGGGGCACTCAACGTGGGCCTCAATATCTCGCTGCCCCACGAACAATCAGGCAACCCCTACATCACACCCGAGCTCTGCTTCAAGTTCCACTACTTCGCGTTGCGCAAGATGCACTTCATGATGCGGGCCAAAGCCCTGGTGGCGCTCCCTGGTGGATTTGGCACGCTCGATGAGCTGTTTGAAGTCATCACCCTGGTGCAGTGCGGCAAGGCCAAACCAGTGCCCATCGTGCTGTTTGGCAGCGACTACTGGAAGCGCTTGTTGAACCTCGACGTGCTGGTGGAAGAAGGCACGATTTCGCCTCAGGATCTGAACCTCTTCACCTACGTGGACGACCCCATGGATGCCTGGAACTACATTCTCAAGTTCTACGCTTTACCAAGAGCCTGA
- a CDS encoding efflux transporter outer membrane subunit: protein MLKNSLSSNGRSFALAPIAAGLALVLSGCSFIPTYERPAAPVPAALDTGGVAVDPATTATEIGWREFVQDARLRELIALAIENNRDLRLATLNIEQVRAQYQIQRAGLFPAVNGAVTGSRQSSGEDTISSAYSAGLAMSGWEIDFFGRVASLKEAALAQYLASEEARNSAQTSLVAAVASSWLSLQTSDELLALTEQTLKTRQDSLRLTRLRFDSGVSSALDLRQAESLLASAQGTLAQQQRQRALDLNALTLLAGQPVPPSVLPAATGASQQFSDVPVGLSSEVLIQRADIRAAEQQLIAANANIGAARAAFFPRISLTASFGTASDELSGLFKSGSWGFSLAPQALLPIFDAGRNRAGLQVANAQRSIAVAQYEKAIQTAFREVSDALAGRATLARQAEAQLAQVEAESERFRLAELRYRNGIASFLDVLDAQRSQFGAQQALSQTRLVQRQNQVALYKALGGGWKP from the coding sequence ATGCTTAAAAATTCTCTTTCCTCCAACGGCCGGTCTTTCGCCCTGGCCCCCATCGCCGCTGGGCTGGCGCTGGTGTTGTCGGGCTGCTCGTTTATTCCCACCTATGAACGGCCGGCGGCTCCTGTGCCTGCGGCGCTGGACACCGGTGGTGTGGCGGTTGACCCTGCGACGACTGCCACCGAGATTGGCTGGCGCGAATTTGTGCAGGATGCCCGTCTGCGGGAACTGATTGCCCTCGCTATCGAAAACAACCGCGATCTGCGCCTGGCCACGCTCAACATCGAGCAAGTGCGTGCGCAGTACCAGATTCAGCGTGCGGGCCTGTTTCCGGCCGTGAATGGCGCCGTCACCGGTAGCCGCCAGAGCTCGGGTGAGGACACCATCAGCAGTGCCTATTCGGCAGGTTTGGCCATGAGCGGCTGGGAGATCGATTTCTTCGGTCGGGTCGCCAGCCTGAAAGAGGCGGCATTGGCCCAGTACCTGGCCAGTGAAGAGGCTCGCAACTCGGCGCAGACCAGCCTGGTGGCGGCTGTGGCCAGCAGCTGGCTCAGTCTGCAAACCAGCGACGAGCTGCTGGCGTTGACAGAGCAAACGCTCAAGACCCGCCAGGACTCATTGCGCCTGACCAGGCTGCGTTTTGACAGTGGCGTTTCTTCTGCGCTGGACCTTCGCCAGGCCGAGTCGCTGCTGGCTTCGGCCCAAGGCACGCTGGCACAGCAACAGCGGCAACGCGCGCTGGACTTGAATGCGCTCACCTTGTTGGCCGGTCAACCTGTCCCGCCCTCGGTCCTGCCCGCGGCGACAGGCGCATCGCAGCAGTTCAGCGATGTGCCTGTGGGGCTGTCCTCCGAGGTGTTGATTCAACGGGCAGACATTCGGGCTGCCGAGCAGCAGTTGATCGCAGCCAACGCCAACATCGGCGCTGCGCGCGCCGCGTTCTTTCCGCGCATCTCGCTGACTGCCAGCTTCGGCACCGCGAGCGATGAGCTGTCAGGTTTGTTCAAGAGCGGTTCGTGGGGTTTTTCGCTGGCGCCGCAGGCGTTGTTGCCCATTTTTGATGCGGGTCGCAACCGCGCCGGCTTGCAGGTGGCGAATGCCCAACGCAGCATCGCGGTGGCCCAGTACGAAAAAGCGATTCAGACGGCATTCCGTGAGGTGTCTGATGCGTTGGCCGGGCGCGCGACCCTGGCCCGTCAGGCAGAGGCACAGCTTGCACAGGTCGAGGCAGAATCAGAGCGTTTTCGCCTGGCCGAGCTGCGCTACCGCAATGGCATCGCCAGCTTTCTGGATGTACTCGATGCGCAGCGATCGCAGTTCGGTGCTCAGCAGGCCTTGAGCCAGACCCGGCTGGTTCAGCGGCAGAACCAGGTGGCGCTGTACAAAGCACTGGGCGGCGGCTGGAAGCCTTGA
- a CDS encoding efflux RND transporter permease subunit, producing the protein MAKFFIERPIFAWVIALFVMVLGAVSITQLPIAQYPPVAPPSISINASYPGASAKTLEDSVLSVIEQEMNGSPGLIYMEAVAQANGTGSITLSFEPGTNADLAQVDVQNRLARATPRLPSAVTQQGVRVDKARSNFLMFAMISSTDPKWDPVALGDYASRSILPEIQRLDGVGQAQLFGTERAMRVWIDPGKLLGFNLSAADVIAAIRAQNAQVSAGEIGALPNVAGQGIAATVVVNGQLGTVEEFSNVVLRASNDGATVRLKDVARIELGAQAYATSARLNGVQAVGIGVQQSPSGNALATADAVRTRMAELEKFFPDGMKWEIPYDSSRFVKISIEEVAKTLAEAVFLVFLVMFLFLQNWRYTVIPTIVVPVALLGTFGALLAMGFSINVLTMFGMVLVIGIVVDDAIVVVENVERIMSEEGLPPLEATRKAMGQISGAIIGVTVVLIAVFVPLAFFSGSVGNIYRQFAAVMATSIAFSAFMALSLTPALCATLLKPVEAGHHHEKKGFFGWFNRGFSRTAKRYESGVAALLPRAGRTLIIYAAIVAAAVVIYQRLPTSFLPNEDQGTMLVNVQLPPGATRERTEGVMKQVEGFMLKQPEVQSMVSVLGFSFSGQGQNAALAFVTLKDWSERTGEGSSAQGLAGRAFGALSGIRDAFIFPLSPPPIPELGSSSGFSFRLQDRAGLGREALLNARNQMMGLASQSKILTGVRPDGLEDAPQLQLDIDRDKASAQGVSYDAISSAIGTSLGSSYVNDFPNAGRLQRVMVQADAPARMQPDDLLRITVNNSQGKAVPLSAFATTKWITGPMQTVRYNGYPAMRISGSAAPGQSTGAAMAEMERLASQLPQGFGFEWTGQSREEKLAGSQAIILYAFAILAVFLCLAALYESWTIPLAVILVVPLGVLGVLLATLLRDYSNDVYFQVGLITIIGLSAKNAILIIEFAKDLQAQGKGVIEAALAAAHLRFRPIIMTSMAFTLGVLPLALASGAGSASQRAIGTGVIGGMLVGTVLAVIFVPIFFVVVRTLFKGSERQHRLDAAQAAHHGMNNDA; encoded by the coding sequence ATGGCCAAATTTTTCATTGAGCGCCCCATCTTTGCGTGGGTGATTGCGCTGTTTGTCATGGTGCTGGGCGCGGTGTCCATCACCCAACTGCCGATTGCGCAGTATCCGCCGGTGGCGCCGCCATCGATTTCGATCAACGCCAGCTACCCAGGGGCTTCGGCCAAGACGCTGGAAGACAGCGTGTTGTCGGTGATCGAGCAAGAGATGAACGGTTCGCCCGGCCTCATCTACATGGAAGCTGTGGCCCAGGCCAACGGCACCGGCAGCATCACGCTGAGCTTTGAGCCCGGCACCAACGCCGATCTGGCCCAGGTGGATGTGCAAAACCGCCTGGCCCGTGCCACGCCGCGCCTGCCATCAGCGGTGACGCAGCAAGGCGTTCGCGTCGACAAGGCGCGCAGCAACTTCCTGATGTTTGCCATGATCTCGTCGACCGATCCCAAGTGGGATCCTGTGGCGCTGGGTGACTACGCTTCGCGCAGCATCCTGCCCGAGATTCAACGCCTTGACGGTGTTGGTCAGGCCCAGCTGTTCGGTACCGAGCGGGCGATGCGCGTGTGGATCGATCCGGGCAAGTTGCTCGGCTTCAACCTCAGTGCGGCCGATGTGATTGCCGCGATTCGGGCGCAAAACGCGCAGGTCTCGGCCGGTGAAATCGGCGCGCTGCCCAACGTGGCGGGCCAAGGCATCGCCGCGACCGTGGTGGTCAATGGCCAGCTCGGCACGGTGGAAGAGTTCAGCAATGTTGTGCTGCGCGCCAGCAACGACGGCGCCACGGTGCGCCTCAAAGACGTGGCCCGTATCGAGCTGGGTGCCCAAGCCTACGCCACGTCGGCACGCTTGAACGGCGTGCAGGCGGTGGGTATCGGTGTGCAGCAGTCGCCCAGCGGCAACGCTTTGGCCACAGCCGACGCAGTGCGCACCCGCATGGCCGAACTGGAAAAGTTTTTCCCCGACGGCATGAAGTGGGAGATCCCTTACGACAGCTCGCGCTTCGTGAAGATTTCCATTGAAGAAGTGGCCAAGACGCTGGCTGAAGCCGTGTTTCTGGTGTTCCTGGTGATGTTCCTGTTCCTGCAGAACTGGCGCTACACGGTGATCCCGACCATCGTGGTGCCGGTGGCCCTGCTGGGTACCTTTGGCGCTTTGCTGGCCATGGGTTTTTCGATCAACGTGTTGACCATGTTTGGCATGGTGCTGGTGATCGGTATCGTGGTGGACGATGCCATTGTGGTGGTTGAAAACGTCGAGCGCATCATGAGCGAAGAGGGCTTGCCACCGCTGGAGGCCACACGCAAGGCCATGGGCCAAATTTCGGGGGCCATCATCGGTGTGACCGTGGTGCTGATCGCTGTGTTCGTGCCGCTGGCATTTTTCAGCGGCTCGGTGGGCAACATTTACCGCCAGTTCGCGGCCGTGATGGCCACGTCGATTGCCTTTTCGGCCTTTATGGCGTTGTCCCTCACGCCGGCGCTGTGCGCCACGCTGCTGAAGCCCGTTGAAGCGGGGCACCACCATGAGAAGAAAGGCTTCTTCGGCTGGTTCAACCGTGGGTTCTCCCGCACCGCCAAGCGTTACGAAAGCGGTGTTGCCGCGCTGTTGCCCCGCGCTGGTCGCACGCTCATCATTTACGCGGCCATCGTGGCTGCCGCTGTGGTGATTTACCAGCGCCTGCCCACCTCTTTCCTGCCCAACGAAGACCAGGGCACGATGCTGGTGAACGTGCAGTTGCCGCCCGGTGCCACCCGCGAGCGCACGGAAGGCGTGATGAAGCAAGTCGAAGGCTTCATGCTCAAGCAGCCTGAAGTGCAGAGCATGGTCAGCGTGTTGGGCTTCAGCTTCTCGGGTCAGGGGCAGAACGCTGCGCTGGCCTTCGTGACACTCAAGGACTGGTCCGAGCGCACCGGCGAGGGCAGTTCCGCGCAAGGCCTCGCGGGTCGTGCGTTCGGCGCTTTGTCGGGCATCCGTGATGCGTTCATCTTTCCGCTGAGCCCGCCGCCCATCCCGGAACTCGGTTCGTCGTCGGGCTTCAGTTTCCGTCTGCAGGACCGCGCTGGTCTGGGCCGCGAAGCATTGCTCAATGCCCGCAACCAGATGATGGGACTGGCCTCGCAAAGCAAGATTCTGACGGGCGTTCGACCCGACGGTCTGGAAGACGCGCCACAGTTGCAACTCGATATCGACCGCGATAAGGCCAGCGCACAAGGCGTGAGTTACGACGCCATTTCCAGCGCCATCGGCACCTCTTTGGGCTCGAGCTATGTGAATGACTTCCCCAATGCCGGTCGCCTGCAGCGGGTGATGGTGCAGGCCGATGCGCCTGCGCGCATGCAGCCCGATGACTTGTTGCGCATCACGGTCAACAACAGCCAGGGCAAAGCCGTGCCGCTGTCGGCCTTTGCGACCACCAAGTGGATCACCGGACCGATGCAGACCGTGCGCTACAACGGCTATCCGGCCATGCGCATCAGCGGCAGCGCCGCACCCGGCCAAAGCACCGGAGCGGCGATGGCCGAGATGGAGCGGCTGGCCAGCCAGTTGCCACAAGGTTTCGGCTTTGAGTGGACTGGGCAGTCGCGAGAAGAGAAGCTCGCCGGGTCGCAAGCGATCATCTTGTACGCTTTTGCCATCCTCGCCGTGTTCCTGTGTCTCGCCGCTTTGTACGAGAGCTGGACCATTCCGCTGGCTGTGATTCTGGTGGTGCCGCTGGGCGTGCTGGGTGTGTTGCTGGCCACGCTGCTGCGCGACTATTCCAACGACGTGTATTTCCAGGTGGGGTTGATCACGATCATTGGCTTGTCTGCGAAGAATGCGATTCTGATCATTGAGTTCGCCAAGGATCTGCAAGCGCAGGGCAAGGGGGTGATTGAAGCAGCGTTGGCCGCCGCCCACCTGCGTTTCCGCCCGATCATCATGACTTCGATGGCGTTTACGCTGGGCGTGTTGCCTCTGGCCCTGGCCAGTGGTGCTGGCTCTGCCAGCCAGCGCGCCATTGGAACGGGCGTGATCGGTGGCATGTTGGTCGGTACGGTGCTTGCCGTGATCTTTGTTCCGATTTTCTTTGTGGTCGTGCGCACGCTTTTCAAAGGCAGCGAACGCCAACACCGTCTGGATGCCGCACAAGCGGCTCACCATGGAATGAACAACGATGCTTAA